From Glycine max cultivar Williams 82 chromosome 11, Glycine_max_v4.0, whole genome shotgun sequence, the proteins below share one genomic window:
- the LOC100811966 gene encoding putative heat shock protein → MAHTLSTNLALNLPTSRYVRPSRPTQVKPMKVMMGDAREKLEHVHVPKHNKHHQPLPKNKVAPTPPVGLWDRFPTARTVQEMMETMERMMEDPFAFSTLEWPSSPLPSEGVGGYRRRGRAPWEIKECESEYKMRFDMPGMNKEDVKVWVEEKMLVVKAEKAQKKKQENEIVELQQEKQQEEEEWSAKSYGRYSSRIALPDNVQFENIKAEVKDGMLYITIPKATSYSNILDIQVQ, encoded by the exons ATGGCACATACTTTATCCACTAATCTGGCTCTTAACCTTCCCACATCGAGGTATGTTCGTCCCTCGAGACCAACCCAGGTGAAGCCCATGAAGGTCATGATGGGTGATGCAAGAGAAAAGCTAGAACATGTCCATGTGCCTAAACACAACAAGCACCACCAGCCCCTCCCCAAAAACAAAGTTGCTCCTACCCCACCCGTAG GGTTGTGGGATCGATTTCCTACGGCAAGGACAGTGCAAGAGATGATGGAGACGATGGAGAGAATGATGGAGGACCCTTTTGCATTTAGCACACTTGAGTGGCCTTCATCACCCCTTCCAAGTGAGGGAGTGGGAGGGTATCGAAGAAGGGGAAGGGCACCAtgggaaattaaagagtgtgaGAGTGAATACAAGATGAGGTTTGATATGCCTGGGATGAACAAGGAGGATGTGAAGGTGTGGGTGGAGGAGAAGATGCTTGTGGTCAAGGCTGAGAAGGCacaaaagaagaagcaagagaATGAGATTGTGGAATTACAACAAGAAAAGCAGCAAGAAGAGGAGGAATGGTCTGCTAAGAGTTATGGTAGGTATAGCAGTAGGATTGCTTTGCCTGATAATGTGCAGTTTGAGAATATTAAGGCAGAGGTTAAGGATGGTATGCTTTACATAACCATACCCAAGGCTACCAGCTACTCCAACATCCTTGATATCCAAGTTCAAtga